The following are from one region of the Mesorhizobium sp. B2-8-5 genome:
- a CDS encoding ROK family transcriptional regulator: METGIARHGSPEALESRLHRGTNQSGMRDHNERLVLSLVRQHGSLAKSDIARMTGLSAQTVSVIMRELEEDKLLVRQAPLRGKIGQPSIPMALNPEGAFFIGLKIGRRSAELVLIDFLGNVRAMLQHSYRYPAPRETVEFVTAGIKTMRGALTPAQDKRIAGLGIAMPFELWNWVDTAGAPREIMDEWRHRDIRADIQGQCEFPVYLQNDATSACGAELVFGRAGAARDFVYFYIGAFAGGGIVLNGRLYSGPKGNAGALGSMPVPGPDGKPTQLIDVASIAMLERALSAKGIDGSYLWTSPQEWGEIGADLDEWIASASRALAYAIVAASSVIDFEAAVIDGWMPLDVRRRLVDTVTEAIARIDAEGLKLPVVSEGTVGIHARAMGGASLPLSERFLIGPNTSGGA; encoded by the coding sequence GTGGAGACCGGCATTGCGAGGCACGGTTCGCCCGAGGCTTTGGAAAGCCGGCTGCATCGCGGCACCAACCAGAGCGGCATGCGCGACCACAATGAGCGGCTCGTGCTGTCCCTGGTGCGCCAGCATGGCAGCCTGGCCAAATCCGACATTGCGCGCATGACCGGGCTGTCTGCCCAGACAGTGTCGGTGATCATGCGCGAGCTCGAGGAAGACAAGTTGCTCGTGCGCCAGGCGCCGTTGCGCGGCAAGATCGGCCAACCTTCGATCCCGATGGCGCTCAATCCGGAAGGCGCCTTTTTCATCGGCCTCAAGATCGGCCGCCGCAGCGCCGAGCTCGTGCTGATCGACTTCCTCGGCAATGTGCGCGCCATGCTGCAGCATTCCTACCGCTATCCCGCACCGCGCGAGACCGTCGAGTTCGTCACCGCCGGCATCAAGACGATGCGCGGCGCGCTGACGCCAGCTCAGGACAAGCGCATCGCCGGGCTCGGCATCGCCATGCCGTTCGAGCTATGGAACTGGGTCGACACGGCCGGCGCGCCGCGCGAGATCATGGACGAATGGCGCCATCGCGACATCCGCGCCGACATCCAGGGGCAGTGCGAGTTTCCCGTCTACCTGCAGAACGACGCGACGTCGGCCTGTGGCGCGGAGCTCGTCTTCGGGCGGGCCGGCGCGGCGCGCGATTTCGTCTATTTCTATATCGGCGCCTTCGCCGGCGGCGGCATCGTGCTCAACGGCCGCCTCTACAGCGGGCCGAAAGGCAACGCCGGCGCGCTGGGCTCGATGCCGGTGCCGGGGCCGGACGGCAAGCCGACGCAGCTCATCGACGTCGCCTCGATCGCGATGCTGGAAAGGGCGCTCTCCGCCAAGGGCATCGACGGCTCCTATCTTTGGACCTCGCCTCAGGAATGGGGCGAGATCGGCGCCGATCTCGACGAGTGGATCGCCAGCGCCTCGCGGGCGCTCGCCTATGCCATTGTCGCTGCCTCGTCGGTCATCGATTTCGAAGCGGCGGTCATCGATGGCTGGATGCCGCTCGACGTGCGGCGCCGGCTGGTCGATACCGTGACGGAAGCGATTGCCCGCATCGATGCCGAAGGACTGAAACTGCCTGTCGTGAGCGAGGGAACGGTCGGCATCCACGCACGCGCCATGGGCGGTGCCAGCCTGCCGCTCTCCGAGCGCTTCCTGATCGGACCGAACACGTCCGGGGGCGCCTGA
- a CDS encoding DegT/DnrJ/EryC1/StrS family aminotransferase, with the protein MQFIDLGAQRERIRDRLKVAIDKVVEDGRYILGPQVAEFEDKLAAYIGVKHVVACANGTDALLLPLFAAGIGPGDAVFVPSFTFAATAEVVALAKAEPVFVDVDRDTYNIDIASLEAAIEMIKKEGRLKPRAIIPVDLFGLSADYEAIMAIAKRDNLLVIEDAAQSMGGSADVKMCGAFGHVGSTSFYPAKPLGCYGDGGAMFTNDGALADKLRSFAFHGKGETQYDNVRVGINSRLDTLQAAILIEKLAILEDEMVARQIVADRYAKGLGDIVKASRNLGHGRSAWAQYAIETPKRDGLKAHLGEKGIPSVIYYVKPLHEQVAYKDYPRTPTGLAVSEALPKQILCLPMHAYLSEADQDRIIETIRNYIGSNSAHVAAA; encoded by the coding sequence ATGCAGTTCATCGATCTTGGCGCGCAGCGCGAACGTATCCGCGACCGGCTGAAGGTCGCTATCGACAAAGTCGTCGAGGACGGCCGCTATATCCTCGGCCCGCAGGTCGCCGAATTCGAGGACAAGCTGGCGGCCTATATCGGCGTCAAGCATGTGGTCGCCTGCGCCAACGGCACCGACGCGCTGCTTCTGCCGCTGTTTGCCGCCGGCATCGGCCCGGGCGATGCGGTGTTCGTGCCGAGCTTCACTTTTGCCGCCACCGCCGAAGTGGTGGCGCTAGCCAAGGCCGAGCCGGTCTTCGTCGACGTCGACCGCGACACCTACAACATCGACATCGCCAGCCTCGAGGCGGCGATCGAGATGATCAAGAAGGAAGGAAGGCTGAAGCCGAGGGCGATCATCCCCGTCGACCTGTTCGGGCTCTCCGCGGACTACGAGGCGATCATGGCGATCGCCAAGCGCGACAACCTTCTGGTGATCGAGGATGCCGCGCAGTCGATGGGCGGTTCCGCCGACGTCAAAATGTGCGGCGCTTTTGGCCATGTCGGCTCGACCAGTTTTTACCCTGCCAAGCCGCTTGGCTGCTATGGCGACGGCGGCGCCATGTTCACCAATGACGGCGCGCTGGCCGACAAGCTCCGCTCCTTCGCCTTCCACGGCAAGGGCGAGACGCAATATGACAATGTCCGCGTCGGCATCAATTCGCGCCTCGACACGCTGCAGGCGGCGATCCTGATCGAAAAGCTCGCCATTCTCGAGGATGAGATGGTGGCGCGCCAGATCGTCGCCGACCGCTATGCCAAGGGCCTCGGCGACATCGTCAAGGCGTCGCGCAATCTTGGCCATGGCCGCTCGGCCTGGGCGCAGTATGCGATCGAGACGCCGAAACGCGACGGGCTCAAGGCGCATCTCGGCGAAAAGGGCATTCCGTCGGTGATCTATTATGTGAAGCCGCTGCACGAGCAGGTGGCCTACAAGGATTATCCGCGCACGCCGACCGGCCTTGCCGTCTCGGAAGCGCTGCCCAAGCAGATCCTCTGCCTGCCGATGCACGCCTATTTGAGCGAGGCCGACCAGGACCGCATCATCGAGACGATCCGCAATTATATCGGGTCGAACTCGGCGCATGTGGCGGCGGCTTAA
- a CDS encoding glycogen/starch/alpha-glucan phosphorylase has translation MTSAMTIEAPVLDNPDPKTLAEEVLMSLKYRVGKDTTVATPYDWLTASIKVVRDRIVDHWMQATKEAYDQQEKRVYYLSLEFLIGRLMRDAFSNLGLMENMREALSSLGVDLDLIAGLEPDAALGNGGLGRLAACFMESMATVDIPAHGYGIRYANGMFRQEIHGGWQVELPETWLDHGNPWEFERRERSFEVGFGGSVESITSKDGRLERHVWKPTEHVLAVAYDTPVAGWHARRVNTLRLWSGMPIDPILLDKFNAGDHIGALAESNKADALSRVLYPADSHMAGQELRLRQEYFFSTASLQDIVQRHLSQYGDLKSLPDKAAIHLNDTHPAVAVAELMRLLMDVHGMDFDQAWDITKRTFGYTNHTLLPEALESWPVPLFERLLPRHMQIVYAINAQVLLEARATNQFSGDQIARISLIQENGDRRVRMGNLAFVGSHSINGVSALHTELMKETVFADLHKLYPDRINNKTNGITPRRWLIQCNPGLTSLAREAIGDRFMDDIEAIKDLDPLADDAAFREKFAAVKRQNKVKLANLIADRLGVRLDPSALFDIQVKRIHEYKRQLLNIIEAIALYDQIRSHPERDWMPRVKIFGGKAAPSYHNAKLIIKLANDVAKVINGDPSVRGLLKVVFVPNYNVSLAEVLMPAADLSEQISTAGMEASGTGNMKFGMNGALTIGTLDGANVEMKEHVGDDNIFIFGLTTAEVADRRNNGYNPRGIIEASPELSQAVAAISSGVFSPDDPNRYRDLMNGLYSSDWFMVAADFDSYAACQRDVDRVWRDSPDWNARAIRNVARMGWFSSDRTIRQYAKEIWNVPV, from the coding sequence ATGACATCCGCCATGACGATCGAAGCCCCTGTTCTCGACAATCCCGATCCCAAGACCCTCGCTGAGGAGGTCTTGATGTCGCTCAAGTATCGGGTCGGCAAGGACACAACCGTCGCCACGCCCTATGACTGGTTGACGGCTTCGATCAAGGTCGTCCGCGACCGCATCGTCGACCACTGGATGCAGGCAACCAAGGAAGCCTACGACCAGCAGGAAAAACGCGTCTATTACCTTTCGCTGGAATTCCTGATCGGGCGCCTGATGCGTGACGCCTTTTCCAATCTCGGCCTGATGGAGAACATGCGCGAGGCGCTGTCCTCCCTCGGCGTCGACCTCGACCTCATCGCGGGGCTCGAACCGGACGCCGCGCTCGGCAATGGCGGCCTCGGCCGTCTCGCCGCCTGCTTCATGGAAAGCATGGCGACCGTCGATATCCCCGCCCATGGCTACGGCATCCGCTACGCCAACGGTATGTTCCGCCAGGAAATCCACGGCGGCTGGCAGGTCGAGCTGCCGGAGACCTGGCTCGATCACGGCAATCCCTGGGAGTTCGAACGGCGCGAGCGCTCCTTCGAGGTCGGCTTCGGCGGCTCGGTGGAATCGATCACCTCCAAGGACGGCCGGCTCGAACGCCACGTCTGGAAGCCGACCGAGCATGTGCTGGCAGTTGCCTACGACACGCCCGTCGCCGGCTGGCATGCCAGGCGCGTCAACACGCTGAGACTTTGGTCCGGCATGCCGATCGATCCGATCCTGCTCGACAAGTTCAACGCCGGCGACCACATCGGTGCGCTGGCCGAAAGCAACAAGGCCGACGCGCTGTCGCGCGTGCTCTATCCGGCAGATTCCCACATGGCCGGACAGGAGTTGAGACTGCGGCAGGAGTATTTCTTCTCTACCGCCTCGCTGCAGGACATCGTGCAGCGTCATCTCAGCCAGTATGGCGACCTGAAATCGTTGCCCGACAAGGCGGCGATCCACTTGAACGACACCCATCCCGCGGTCGCCGTGGCGGAGCTGATGCGGCTCCTGATGGATGTCCACGGCATGGACTTCGACCAGGCCTGGGACATCACCAAGCGCACCTTCGGCTACACCAACCACACGCTGTTGCCCGAGGCGCTGGAAAGCTGGCCGGTGCCGCTGTTCGAACGTCTGCTGCCGCGCCACATGCAGATCGTCTATGCCATCAATGCGCAGGTGCTGCTCGAGGCCCGCGCCACCAACCAGTTCTCGGGCGATCAGATCGCCCGCATCTCGCTGATCCAGGAAAATGGCGACCGCCGCGTGCGCATGGGCAATCTGGCCTTCGTCGGCTCGCATTCGATCAACGGCGTCTCGGCCCTGCACACCGAGCTGATGAAGGAGACGGTGTTCGCCGATCTCCACAAGCTCTATCCCGACCGCATCAATAACAAGACCAACGGCATCACGCCTAGGCGCTGGCTGATCCAATGCAATCCGGGCCTGACCTCGCTTGCGCGCGAGGCGATCGGCGACCGCTTCATGGACGACATCGAGGCGATCAAGGATCTCGATCCGCTCGCCGACGACGCGGCGTTCCGTGAGAAATTCGCCGCCGTGAAGCGGCAGAACAAGGTGAAGCTCGCCAACCTGATCGCCGATCGGCTCGGCGTTCGGCTCGACCCGTCGGCGTTGTTCGACATCCAGGTCAAGCGCATCCACGAATACAAGCGCCAGCTCCTCAACATCATCGAGGCGATCGCGCTCTACGACCAGATACGCTCGCATCCCGAGCGGGACTGGATGCCGCGCGTCAAGATCTTCGGCGGCAAGGCGGCGCCGAGCTACCACAACGCCAAGCTGATCATCAAACTGGCCAACGACGTCGCGAAAGTCATCAACGGCGATCCGTCGGTGCGCGGGCTGCTCAAGGTGGTGTTCGTGCCGAACTACAATGTCAGCCTGGCCGAGGTGCTGATGCCCGCCGCCGACCTCTCCGAGCAGATCTCGACCGCCGGCATGGAAGCATCCGGCACCGGCAACATGAAGTTCGGCATGAACGGCGCGCTCACCATCGGCACGCTCGACGGCGCCAATGTCGAGATGAAGGAACATGTCGGCGACGACAACATCTTCATCTTCGGCCTCACCACCGCCGAGGTCGCCGATCGGCGCAACAATGGCTACAACCCGCGCGGCATCATCGAGGCGTCCCCTGAATTGTCGCAGGCCGTCGCGGCGATCTCGTCCGGCGTCTTCTCGCCCGATGACCCCAATCGCTACCGCGACCTCATGAACGGGCTCTACAGCAGCGACTGGTTCATGGTGGCGGCCGACTTCGATTCCTACGCCGCCTGCCAGCGCGACGTGGACCGCGTCTGGCGCGACAGCCCCGATTGGAACGCGCGCGCCATCCGAAACGTTGCCCGCATGGGCTGGTTCTCGTCCGATCGCACGATCCGCCAATATGCGAAAGAAATCTGGAACGTACCCGTCTGA
- a CDS encoding sugar ABC transporter substrate-binding protein — protein MRKWTILKAAVAGLAFYGAMATASYAADIVGLITKTEGNPFFVKMREGAQAKAKELGLTLQTFAGKFDGDNDSQVAAIENLISAGAKGFAIVPSDSSAIVPTIKKARDAGLLVIVLDTPLDPIDAADATFATDNFKAGELIGEWAKGTLGDKASSAKIAFLDLATNQPTVDYLRDQGFMKGFGIDIKDPKKYGDEDDARICGHEMTGGAEDGGRTAMETLLQKCPDVSVMYTINEPAAAGGYQALKAAGKDDGSVLVVSIDGGCPGVKNVAAGVIGATSQQYPLKMAAMAMEAIEKFAKTGEKPKPTPGKEFFDTGATLITDKPVNGVESIDSKKGAELCWG, from the coding sequence ATGCGTAAATGGACTATCCTGAAGGCGGCCGTTGCCGGTCTTGCCTTTTACGGCGCGATGGCCACGGCCTCGTATGCCGCCGACATCGTCGGCCTGATCACCAAGACCGAGGGCAACCCGTTCTTCGTCAAGATGCGCGAAGGCGCGCAGGCCAAAGCCAAGGAGCTCGGCCTCACGCTGCAGACCTTTGCCGGTAAGTTCGACGGCGACAATGACAGTCAGGTCGCGGCCATCGAGAACCTGATCTCGGCCGGCGCCAAGGGCTTCGCCATCGTGCCGAGCGATTCCAGCGCCATCGTGCCGACCATCAAGAAGGCGCGCGATGCCGGCCTGCTGGTCATCGTGCTCGACACGCCGCTCGATCCGATCGACGCGGCGGACGCCACTTTCGCAACCGACAATTTCAAGGCCGGCGAGCTGATCGGCGAGTGGGCCAAGGGCACGCTGGGCGACAAGGCCTCCAGCGCCAAGATCGCCTTCCTCGATCTCGCCACCAACCAGCCGACCGTCGACTATCTGCGCGACCAGGGCTTCATGAAGGGCTTCGGCATCGACATCAAGGATCCGAAGAAATACGGCGACGAGGACGACGCGCGCATCTGCGGCCATGAGATGACCGGCGGCGCCGAGGATGGCGGCCGCACCGCCATGGAAACGCTGCTGCAGAAGTGCCCGGACGTGAGCGTGATGTACACGATCAACGAGCCGGCGGCGGCCGGTGGTTACCAGGCGCTCAAGGCGGCCGGCAAGGATGACGGCTCGGTCCTTGTGGTTTCGATCGACGGCGGTTGCCCGGGCGTCAAGAACGTCGCGGCCGGCGTCATCGGCGCGACCTCGCAGCAGTACCCGCTGAAGATGGCCGCCATGGCCATGGAAGCGATCGAGAAGTTCGCCAAGACCGGCGAAAAGCCGAAGCCGACCCCCGGCAAGGAGTTCTTCGATACGGGCGCCACGCTGATCACCGACAAGCCCGTCAACGGCGTCGAGTCGATCGACAGCAAGAAGGGCGCGGAACTTTGCTGGGGCTGA
- a CDS encoding ABC transporter permease, which produces MSDDATGSVSAERGLHGSDQSVASFDEDRGSVLKSIQRFLHEYPTAIPFIVLVIGILIFSVAAGGRFFAPFNLSLVLQQVTIIAFLGIAQTLVILTAGIDLSVGAMMVLSSIVMGRLTVTYGVPVELSFVLGLLTGLVCGLINGVLVAVIKLPPFIVTLGTWSVYGAMVIYVSHSETVRAQDIEAAGPLLQWLGHTIRLGGGAVLTYGAIAMILTALIIWYVLNRTAFGRHVYATGDDDEAARLAGINTRGVFIAVYTLAGFICAVAAWALIGRIGAASPLGNQTANLDAITAVVIGGTSLFGGRGSIVGTLFGALIVGVFRNGLALAGVDSLWQEFTVGILIILAVTIDQWIRKISA; this is translated from the coding sequence ATGAGCGACGACGCAACCGGCTCGGTCTCGGCCGAGCGCGGCCTTCACGGCAGCGATCAGTCCGTGGCGAGCTTCGACGAAGACCGGGGCTCGGTGCTGAAGAGCATCCAGCGCTTCCTGCACGAATACCCTACGGCCATCCCGTTCATCGTGCTGGTCATCGGCATTCTGATCTTTTCGGTTGCGGCGGGCGGACGGTTCTTTGCGCCGTTCAATCTTTCGCTTGTCCTGCAACAGGTCACCATCATCGCCTTTCTGGGCATTGCCCAGACGCTGGTCATCCTGACCGCCGGCATCGATCTTTCGGTCGGCGCCATGATGGTGCTGTCGTCCATCGTCATGGGCAGGCTGACCGTCACCTACGGCGTGCCGGTCGAATTGAGTTTCGTGCTGGGCCTGCTCACGGGTCTTGTCTGCGGCCTGATCAACGGCGTGCTGGTGGCGGTGATCAAGCTGCCGCCCTTCATCGTCACGCTCGGCACCTGGAGCGTCTACGGCGCGATGGTCATCTACGTCTCGCATTCCGAGACCGTGCGCGCCCAGGACATCGAGGCGGCGGGACCGCTGCTGCAGTGGCTGGGCCACACGATCAGGTTGGGAGGCGGCGCGGTGCTGACCTACGGCGCCATCGCCATGATCCTGACGGCTCTGATCATCTGGTATGTGTTGAACCGCACCGCCTTCGGCCGCCATGTCTACGCCACCGGTGACGACGACGAAGCCGCACGCCTCGCCGGCATCAACACCCGCGGCGTGTTCATTGCCGTCTACACGCTGGCCGGCTTCATCTGCGCCGTCGCCGCCTGGGCGCTTATCGGCCGCATCGGCGCCGCAAGCCCGCTCGGCAACCAGACCGCCAATCTCGATGCCATCACCGCCGTGGTGATCGGCGGCACCTCGCTGTTCGGCGGGCGCGGCTCGATCGTCGGGACATTGTTCGGCGCGTTGATCGTCGGCGTCTTCCGCAATGGCCTGGCGCTCGCCGGCGTCGACTCGCTCTGGCAGGAGTTCACCGTCGGCATCCTCATCATCCTCGCCGTCACCATCGATCAGTGGATCAGGAAGATTTCGGCATGA
- a CDS encoding carbohydrate kinase family protein — MILCCGEALIDMLPRTTTEGEAAFAPYVGGAVFNSAIALGRLGAPAGFFSGLSSDLFGGQFREALGASKVSSTYAHTSPRPTTLAFVRLTNGQATYTFYDENTAGRMLTIEDLPKLGAEIEAMLFGAISLISEPAGSAYEEFMRREHQTRVMMLDPNIRPNFIPDKAKHLRRIREMMAMADIVKLSDEDLKWFDEAGSHEDVVRNWLERGPQLIVVTHGSEGAVGYSKAHKVTVMPQKVKVIDTVGAGDTFNAGILASLHEQGLLTKAAIGNLPEEAIRKALELGASAAAVTVSRAGANPPWRHEIA; from the coding sequence ATGATCCTTTGCTGTGGCGAAGCCCTGATCGACATGCTGCCGCGCACCACAACGGAAGGCGAAGCGGCCTTCGCGCCCTATGTCGGCGGCGCGGTGTTCAACTCGGCGATCGCGCTCGGCCGGCTCGGCGCCCCGGCAGGCTTCTTTTCCGGCCTCTCCTCCGACCTGTTCGGCGGCCAATTCCGCGAGGCGCTCGGCGCCAGCAAGGTGAGCTCCACCTATGCGCACACCTCGCCGCGTCCAACCACGCTCGCCTTCGTACGGCTCACCAACGGCCAGGCGACCTACACTTTCTATGACGAGAACACCGCCGGGCGCATGCTGACCATCGAGGACCTGCCGAAGCTCGGGGCCGAGATCGAGGCGATGCTGTTCGGCGCCATCAGCCTGATCTCTGAGCCGGCGGGCTCGGCCTATGAGGAATTCATGCGACGCGAGCACCAAACCCGCGTCATGATGCTCGACCCCAACATCCGGCCGAACTTCATTCCGGACAAGGCCAAGCATCTCAGACGCATCCGCGAGATGATGGCGATGGCCGACATCGTGAAATTGTCGGACGAGGACCTGAAATGGTTCGACGAGGCCGGCTCGCACGAGGATGTGGTGCGCAACTGGCTGGAGCGTGGGCCGCAGCTGATCGTCGTCACTCATGGCAGCGAAGGCGCCGTCGGCTACAGCAAGGCGCACAAGGTCACCGTCATGCCGCAGAAGGTGAAGGTCATCGATACGGTCGGCGCCGGCGACACGTTCAATGCCGGCATCCTGGCCTCCCTGCACGAGCAGGGCCTGCTCACCAAGGCGGCGATCGGTAACCTTCCGGAAGAAGCGATCCGCAAGGCGCTGGAACTTGGCGCCAGCGCGGCGGCGGTAACGGTTTCGCGAGCCGGCGCCAACCCACCATGGCGGCACGAGATCGCCTGA
- a CDS encoding ATP-binding cassette domain-containing protein → MSTQSIHQVPILQAKGLNKRYGRVVALDNADFDLMPGEILAVIGDNGAGKSTLVKALCGAVIPDSGAIELNGQPVHFRSPIEARMAGIETVYQNLALSPALSIADNMFLGRELRKPGFAGQWLRRLDRSAMARIAREKLSELGLMTIQNINQSVETLSGGQRQGVAVARAAAFGSRVVIMDEPTAALGVKESRRVLELMLDVKKRGLPIVLISHNMPHVFEVADRIHIHRLGRRLAVIDPKQYTMSDAVAFMTGAKAPPEVLETA, encoded by the coding sequence ATGAGCACGCAGTCGATTCATCAGGTCCCCATTCTTCAGGCCAAAGGCCTCAACAAGCGCTACGGCAGGGTGGTCGCTCTCGACAATGCCGATTTCGACCTGATGCCGGGCGAGATCCTTGCCGTCATCGGCGACAACGGCGCCGGCAAGTCGACGCTGGTGAAGGCGCTGTGCGGCGCGGTTATCCCGGACTCCGGCGCGATCGAGCTCAACGGCCAGCCGGTGCATTTCCGCTCGCCGATCGAGGCGCGCATGGCCGGCATCGAGACCGTCTACCAGAACCTGGCTCTGTCGCCGGCGCTGTCGATCGCCGACAACATGTTCCTCGGCCGCGAGCTGCGCAAGCCGGGTTTTGCCGGGCAATGGCTGAGGAGGCTCGACCGCTCGGCCATGGCGCGCATCGCCCGCGAGAAATTGTCCGAGCTTGGGCTGATGACCATCCAGAACATCAACCAGTCGGTCGAAACGCTGTCTGGCGGCCAGCGCCAGGGTGTTGCTGTCGCCCGCGCGGCAGCCTTCGGCAGCCGCGTCGTTATCATGGACGAGCCGACCGCGGCGCTCGGCGTCAAGGAAAGCCGCCGCGTGCTGGAGCTGATGCTGGACGTCAAGAAGCGCGGCCTGCCGATCGTGCTCATCTCGCACAACATGCCGCATGTCTTCGAGGTGGCCGACCGCATCCATATACATCGCTTGGGCCGTCGCCTCGCCGTCATCGATCCGAAGCAATATACAATGTCCGACGCTGTCGCTTTCATGACCGGCGCCAAGGCCCCGCCGGAAGTTTTGGAGACGGCCTGA
- a CDS encoding RbsD/FucU family protein, translating to MLIGIPSLLGPQFLATLRAMGHGDEIAIVDGNYPAEEQARRLIRADGHHVIAVLDAVLSVLPVDEAVPEALFRASVQGDPALADPVHREMEAVCATRAPGHKVVALAGPDFYARVKAAHAIVATSEPRLFANIIIRKGVIHPPETETT from the coding sequence ATGCTGATCGGCATCCCGTCGCTGCTCGGGCCCCAGTTCCTGGCGACGCTCAGGGCAATGGGCCATGGCGACGAGATCGCGATCGTCGACGGCAATTATCCGGCCGAGGAACAGGCGCGGCGGCTGATCCGCGCGGACGGCCACCACGTCATAGCCGTCCTCGACGCCGTGCTCAGCGTGCTGCCGGTGGACGAGGCGGTGCCGGAGGCTTTGTTCCGTGCCTCGGTGCAGGGCGACCCGGCGCTCGCCGACCCCGTGCATCGCGAGATGGAAGCGGTTTGCGCCACGCGCGCGCCGGGCCACAAGGTGGTTGCGCTGGCCGGGCCCGACTTCTATGCACGCGTCAAGGCCGCGCACGCCATCGTGGCGACCAGCGAACCCAGGCTCTTTGCCAACATCATCATCCGCAAGGGCGTGATCCATCCGCCGGAGACCGAGACGACATGA